In one window of Zhongshania aliphaticivorans DNA:
- the bamB gene encoding outer membrane protein assembly factor BamB, translating into MKFVSVISMVLASALLVACASEPTSREPANLTSFDAEKKLKKEWSYSLGDGQAEAYHRIAPTVDGDEIFIASSDGKIAALNKSNGKKVWKKSYDLRISGGVGVSSTFLFVGTSDGEVVAIDRISGDIVWRVSLNSEVLSAPQSNGSVVVVQTYSGEVRGLNFADGEQLWSYSSQLPRLTMRGTSTPTVVSDIAMIGFANGHVIAFDIENGSQLWDQRISVPQGSTEIERLVDVDGRLRVMEDGQTVVATAYQGQVMAIDIRSGRPLWVKEASSYVGAADSLGKVYIVSADGSVNAIDDNGQGALWTQTVLARRELTEPVVFIDTIGVGDFEGYLHLLAREDGRLVARTRVDSDGLRAPMIADEKLLYVYGNSGKLVAYKLQDR; encoded by the coding sequence ATGAAGTTTGTTTCTGTAATAAGTATGGTGTTGGCAAGTGCGTTACTGGTGGCGTGTGCTTCAGAGCCTACTAGCCGTGAGCCGGCCAATTTAACAAGTTTTGATGCAGAGAAAAAATTAAAGAAAGAGTGGTCCTATTCCCTTGGTGACGGCCAAGCAGAAGCTTATCACCGCATTGCACCTACCGTTGATGGTGATGAAATTTTTATTGCCTCGTCAGACGGTAAGATCGCTGCCCTTAACAAATCGAATGGTAAGAAAGTTTGGAAAAAATCTTACGATTTACGTATTTCTGGTGGTGTTGGGGTCTCAAGTACCTTCTTGTTTGTTGGCACCTCAGATGGTGAAGTCGTTGCGATAGACCGAATTTCTGGTGATATTGTATGGCGTGTTTCGCTTAACAGCGAGGTACTTTCAGCACCTCAAAGTAATGGTTCAGTCGTGGTCGTGCAAACTTATAGCGGTGAAGTGCGTGGGCTTAATTTTGCTGATGGCGAGCAATTATGGAGTTACTCCTCGCAATTGCCACGCTTGACTATGCGCGGCACAAGTACGCCAACAGTGGTTTCAGATATTGCAATGATAGGGTTTGCTAACGGCCACGTTATTGCCTTTGATATTGAAAACGGTTCTCAGCTTTGGGATCAGCGTATTTCTGTGCCTCAGGGAAGTACAGAAATTGAGCGATTAGTAGATGTGGATGGCCGTTTACGGGTCATGGAAGATGGCCAAACCGTCGTGGCGACAGCTTATCAAGGCCAAGTAATGGCGATTGATATTCGCAGTGGCCGCCCGCTGTGGGTAAAAGAGGCGTCTAGTTATGTTGGCGCTGCTGATAGTTTGGGTAAAGTATATATTGTGTCTGCTGATGGTAGCGTGAATGCAATTGATGATAATGGCCAGGGTGCACTTTGGACCCAAACTGTATTGGCTCGCCGTGAACTGACTGAGCCTGTGGTATTTATCGATACTATTGGTGTTGGTGATTTTGAAGGATATCTACACTTACTCGCTCGGGAAGATGGTCGCCTAGTCGCGCGTACCCGTGTTGACAGTGATGGACTGCGCGCCCCAATGATTGCTGACGAGAAACTGCTATACGTTTATGGGAATAGCGGCAAATTAGTGGCTTATAAGCTACAAGATCGTTGA
- a CDS encoding DUF1244 domain-containing protein, with protein MDKAQSDAIEAAVFRRLLSHLDQRKDVQNIDLMNLAGFCRNCLSKWYVAAAEQEGVGVEYEAARERVYGMPYPQWKAEFQAEASAEQLASFTKNKPQE; from the coding sequence ATGGATAAAGCACAAAGTGATGCGATAGAGGCGGCAGTTTTTCGTCGATTATTATCGCATTTGGATCAGCGAAAAGATGTTCAAAATATAGACCTTATGAACCTTGCCGGCTTTTGTCGAAACTGTCTGTCAAAATGGTATGTTGCGGCAGCAGAACAAGAGGGTGTTGGAGTCGAATACGAGGCCGCTCGGGAGCGGGTGTATGGTATGCCCTACCCACAATGGAAAGCTGAGTTTCAGGCAGAGGCGAGTGCAGAGCAGCTTGCTAGTTTTACAAAAAATAAGCCACAAGAATAA
- a CDS encoding SDR family oxidoreductase, translating to MLLNGKVVIVSGIGPGLGQELAVEAAKQGASVAMCARTMSKLDQAEAAIAALDLGIEVLKVATDISDREQCANLVTQTVARFGRIDVLFNSAYNPGEFGPIESANLDSWRAAMDVNLFGTMALTLEAIPQMKKQGSGAIVMINTMVTRKPLHTQGGYGASKAALANATSHLALELGRYNIRVNSAYMGWMWGPAVEGYLQMNASAGGPSVTEQAAVISKNIPIGHIPDDADCAKAAIFLGSDYACAITGAALDVNGGEYLPH from the coding sequence ATGCTTTTAAATGGCAAAGTGGTCATCGTGTCAGGTATTGGCCCTGGGCTCGGGCAAGAGCTCGCGGTAGAAGCCGCTAAACAAGGTGCGTCAGTGGCAATGTGCGCACGAACAATGAGTAAGCTAGATCAGGCAGAGGCCGCAATTGCTGCTTTAGATTTAGGAATCGAGGTGCTCAAGGTTGCTACAGATATTAGTGATCGAGAGCAGTGTGCAAACTTGGTTACGCAAACAGTAGCGCGTTTTGGTCGTATCGATGTACTCTTCAATAGTGCGTATAACCCAGGTGAGTTTGGTCCCATAGAGTCTGCTAATTTAGATAGTTGGCGAGCGGCAATGGATGTGAATTTATTCGGCACGATGGCACTGACGCTGGAAGCTATACCACAAATGAAAAAGCAAGGTAGTGGCGCGATAGTCATGATTAATACCATGGTAACTCGCAAGCCACTTCATACGCAGGGAGGTTATGGGGCATCAAAGGCAGCTTTAGCCAATGCAACCTCACATTTAGCCTTAGAGCTTGGGCGTTACAATATCCGTGTTAACTCAGCGTATATGGGGTGGATGTGGGGCCCTGCGGTGGAAGGATACTTGCAAATGAATGCCAGTGCAGGAGGCCCTAGTGTCACGGAGCAAGCGGCAGTAATATCAAAAAATATCCCTATTGGTCATATTCCAGATGATGCCGATTGTGCGAAAGCCGCGATATTTTTGGGCTCTGATTATGCTTGCGCTATTACCGGCGCCGCTTTAGATGTCAATGGTGGCGAGTATTTGCCACATTGA
- the hisS gene encoding histidine--tRNA ligase — MARIQSIRGMNDILPTETPLWQYLEARVRDVLSRYGYSEIRFPIVEHTELFKRSIGEVTDIVEKEMYTFEDRNSDSLTLRPEGTASCVRACDQNGLLHNQIQRLWYTGPMFRHERPQKGRLRQFHQIGVETFGMLGPDIDAELILLTARLWRDLGISDALTLELNSIGNAESRANYRQALVNYLSGFMDELDEDSKRRLNSNPLRILDSKDPKTRALLADAPVLSDYLDDVSKQHFDGLCARLDAVGIPYRLNPQLVRGLDYYGLTVFEWTTDKLGAQGTVCAGGRYDGLVEQLGGKPTPAVGFAMGIERLVLMLETLQVTPKEHTQADIFIVSMGEQADIAALKIGEQLRNTLPAQKVVINCGGGSFKSQFKKADKSGASIAVVLGEDELQRGEAAVKPLRAGQGEQQFVALTELVNHISKNYF; from the coding sequence TTGGCACGAATACAATCCATCCGCGGCATGAATGACATTCTGCCCACTGAAACCCCGTTGTGGCAGTATTTAGAAGCGCGTGTACGTGATGTACTGAGCCGCTACGGTTACAGCGAAATTCGCTTCCCAATAGTCGAGCATACCGAACTGTTTAAACGTTCTATTGGCGAAGTTACCGATATTGTAGAAAAGGAAATGTACACCTTTGAAGACCGCAACAGTGATAGTTTAACGTTGCGTCCTGAGGGCACGGCGAGCTGCGTTCGCGCCTGTGATCAAAATGGATTGTTGCACAATCAAATTCAGAGACTGTGGTATACCGGGCCGATGTTTCGTCATGAGCGTCCTCAAAAGGGTCGGTTGCGTCAGTTTCATCAAATTGGTGTCGAAACCTTTGGGATGCTTGGGCCTGATATCGATGCTGAGTTAATTTTACTTACGGCCAGGCTTTGGCGTGATCTTGGTATTAGCGATGCTTTGACTCTTGAGCTAAATAGTATTGGTAATGCTGAGTCTAGAGCGAATTATAGGCAGGCGCTAGTCAACTATTTGTCTGGTTTTATGGACGAGCTAGATGAAGATAGCAAACGTCGTTTAAACAGTAATCCGTTGCGGATTCTTGATAGCAAAGATCCAAAAACACGAGCGCTATTAGCGGATGCGCCTGTGCTGAGTGATTACCTAGATGATGTTTCAAAGCAGCATTTTGACGGTTTATGTGCGAGATTAGATGCGGTCGGCATTCCTTACAGACTCAACCCTCAATTGGTTAGAGGGCTGGATTATTACGGCTTAACAGTGTTTGAATGGACAACTGATAAATTGGGTGCTCAGGGTACGGTATGTGCTGGTGGTCGCTATGATGGTTTGGTGGAGCAATTAGGTGGAAAACCAACGCCCGCGGTTGGCTTTGCTATGGGCATTGAACGTTTGGTGTTGATGTTAGAGACCTTGCAAGTGACGCCAAAGGAGCACACACAGGCAGATATTTTTATTGTGTCTATGGGTGAGCAAGCAGATATAGCGGCTTTAAAAATTGGTGAGCAGTTACGAAATACGCTACCAGCGCAAAAAGTGGTTATTAACTGCGGCGGTGGCAGTTTTAAGAGTCAGTTTAAAAAAGCAGATAAATCCGGTGCGTCCATTGCTGTCGTTTTAGGTGAAGATGAGCTTCAACGTGGTGAAGCGGCCGTGAAGCCTCTACGGGCTGGGCAGGGTGAACAACAGTTTGTCGCGCTGACTGAATTGGTTAATCATATTTCAAAAAATTATTTTTAA
- a CDS encoding group III truncated hemoglobin has protein sequence MSLPISESKKPDLDKPEHIATFVEAFYARLLKDETLAPLFTDVAAINIREHFPRIEAYWQKLLLGDRQYQRHTMNIHRQLDAKQRLTAENFDQWLMYFIEAADSGFAGENTEKAKRIATVIAGNMRKSLQIEKNSD, from the coding sequence ATGTCTCTACCAATTTCGGAAAGCAAAAAACCTGATCTAGATAAGCCTGAACATATTGCCACGTTTGTTGAGGCTTTCTATGCCCGTCTTCTAAAAGATGAAACGTTAGCGCCCCTGTTTACCGATGTGGCCGCCATAAATATTCGCGAGCATTTTCCGAGGATAGAAGCATACTGGCAGAAGCTGTTACTCGGGGATAGACAGTATCAGCGACATACAATGAACATTCATCGCCAACTTGACGCCAAGCAACGCTTAACAGCGGAAAATTTTGATCAATGGTTGATGTATTTTATTGAAGCTGCGGATAGTGGCTTTGCTGGTGAAAATACCGAAAAGGCGAAACGAATAGCCACGGTGATCGCTGGCAACATGCGTAAGTCATTACAGATTGAGAAAAATAGCGACTAA
- the der gene encoding ribosome biogenesis GTPase Der: protein MVPVIALVGRPNVGKSTLFNRLTKSRDALVANFPGLTRDRKYGEANHNKRRYIVIDTGGVNGDEVGIDGPMAQQSMLAIDEADVVLLMLDAKAGLMPADEGLIKHLRSCSKPVFFVANKVDGTDAEVAKAEFYKTGAAKIYPLTATQGKGVRILMDDVLAEFPQEDEDKQASLATGKKIAVVGRPNVGKSTLVNRMLGEDRVVVYDEPGTTRDSVYINYEREGEAYTLIDTAGIRKRKHISETVEKFSIVKTLKAIDDANVVILVMDGRESIVDQDLHLLGQVVDSGRAVVVAINKWDGLTTEQKDHIKKELDRRLQFIDFAEIHFISALHGTGVGHLYESVEKAYESATRQLQTRMLTTILEGAVHDHSPPMINGRRIKLRYAHPGGQNPPIIVIHGNQTEKVPNSYTRYLEKVFRRELNMMGTPIKIEFKTSENPFEGKKNELSKRQIERKQRLMRFAKAKTARKKK, encoded by the coding sequence ATGGTTCCTGTTATTGCCTTGGTAGGCCGACCTAATGTCGGAAAATCAACTCTGTTCAATCGGCTGACAAAAAGTCGCGATGCCTTAGTGGCGAATTTCCCAGGACTAACTCGCGATCGAAAATATGGCGAGGCCAACCACAATAAACGCCGTTATATTGTTATTGATACCGGCGGTGTTAATGGCGATGAAGTGGGTATTGATGGCCCCATGGCACAGCAGTCCATGTTGGCAATTGATGAAGCTGATGTGGTTTTACTCATGCTAGATGCTAAAGCGGGATTAATGCCGGCAGATGAAGGCTTAATTAAGCATTTACGCAGCTGCTCCAAGCCTGTGTTTTTTGTTGCTAACAAAGTTGATGGTACTGATGCCGAAGTCGCTAAGGCAGAATTTTACAAAACTGGCGCCGCGAAAATTTACCCACTGACTGCAACACAAGGTAAGGGGGTCAGAATATTAATGGATGATGTGCTTGCTGAATTTCCTCAAGAGGATGAAGACAAGCAAGCATCGCTGGCTACGGGTAAAAAAATTGCCGTAGTTGGGCGGCCAAATGTAGGAAAATCTACATTAGTAAATAGAATGCTAGGTGAAGACCGAGTAGTGGTATACGACGAGCCCGGCACGACACGGGATAGTGTTTATATAAATTATGAGCGTGAAGGCGAAGCCTACACCTTGATAGATACTGCAGGTATTCGTAAGCGTAAGCATATATCTGAGACCGTTGAAAAGTTTTCCATTGTGAAAACCTTGAAAGCCATCGACGACGCCAATGTGGTTATTCTAGTCATGGATGGCCGGGAAAGTATTGTTGATCAAGATTTGCATTTGCTTGGACAAGTTGTCGATTCTGGGCGGGCTGTAGTTGTAGCCATTAATAAATGGGACGGGCTGACAACAGAGCAAAAAGATCATATAAAGAAAGAATTGGATCGGCGCTTACAATTTATCGATTTTGCCGAAATTCACTTTATCTCTGCCTTGCATGGCACAGGTGTTGGGCATTTGTACGAGTCTGTTGAAAAGGCGTATGAATCAGCAACAAGACAGTTACAAACACGAATGCTAACAACGATTTTGGAGGGTGCTGTACACGATCACTCGCCACCGATGATAAATGGCCGTCGTATCAAGTTGCGTTACGCTCATCCGGGCGGACAAAATCCTCCGATTATTGTTATTCATGGTAACCAGACTGAAAAAGTACCTAATAGCTACACGCGGTATTTAGAGAAGGTTTTTCGTCGTGAATTAAACATGATGGGTACGCCCATTAAAATTGAATTTAAAACCTCGGAAAACCCTTTTGAAGGAAAGAAAAATGAGCTTAGCAAGCGTCAAATTGAACGCAAGCAACGCCTAATGCGTTTTGCTAAGGCAAAAACAGCGAGAAAGAAAAAATAA
- a CDS encoding helix-turn-helix domain-containing protein, with amino-acid sequence MPGTTQLYPGPPGSVLHDARVSAGKTVLETAEALNLLNSYVEALEENDYSRFNSPLFARGYIKSYARYMGLDEAPLLRDCDRICRREEESVQRQHLHVQSKVQAPGHAGFIIALIAAVIVWAISCWIFDGSESKELSVSVLDQQLPPLPLLAKAPSLGEALLSSEFVKPAEEVISPVHEGTPAKLKFIISEDVWLELRDANNNAVLSGVQTKGQTLSFNVLSPVTVSMAYWPVVTMYYNDQLVEVNGLANSNAVRVQIGEL; translated from the coding sequence ATGCCGGGAACGACACAGCTTTACCCCGGGCCTCCGGGTTCCGTATTGCACGATGCGCGAGTTAGCGCAGGTAAAACGGTATTAGAGACAGCCGAAGCGCTTAATTTATTGAATAGTTACGTCGAGGCGCTGGAAGAAAACGACTATTCTCGCTTTAATTCGCCACTGTTTGCGCGGGGTTATATTAAAAGTTACGCGCGTTACATGGGGCTTGATGAAGCGCCACTCTTACGTGATTGCGATCGAATTTGCCGACGCGAAGAGGAGAGTGTTCAGCGTCAGCATCTTCATGTTCAAAGTAAGGTACAAGCGCCAGGACATGCGGGATTTATTATCGCCTTAATAGCGGCGGTGATTGTTTGGGCGATATCTTGCTGGATATTTGATGGCAGTGAGTCTAAAGAATTATCAGTATCGGTATTGGATCAGCAATTACCTCCATTGCCTCTTTTGGCGAAAGCACCCTCGCTAGGTGAGGCGCTATTGTCTAGCGAATTTGTAAAGCCAGCTGAAGAGGTGATTTCTCCAGTACATGAAGGTACGCCTGCAAAGCTCAAATTTATTATTAGTGAAGATGTTTGGTTGGAATTGCGGGATGCAAACAATAATGCCGTCTTAAGTGGTGTGCAAACAAAGGGGCAGACACTATCTTTCAACGTTCTCAGTCCCGTCACTGTAAGCATGGCCTATTGGCCCGTCGTTACCATGTATTACAATGATCAATTAGTTGAAGTAAATGGCTTGGCAAATAGCAACGCAGTGCGTGTGCAAATAGGTGAATTATGA
- the pilW gene encoding type IV pilus biogenesis/stability protein PilW, translating to MSLLRIKGIKVLPSILVMLVIGASLSACVTTKSGGFASKTDDDKAFETSLQLARSYIAKGNWDQAKRHLQYVEAEDKNNPETLEALALVFQNTGELELAEQYYLRSISLAPGASRVRNNYAAFLYARGRYEEAATQLEIVVQELLYERRVEAFVNLGRCYMQLNELAKAEDAFKRAFLMQNNDSSVLMSLSEVYFRMGRFAESQRYYDAFRDKTPNQSAASLWLGIRLADKFDDKNTHASFALALKNLYPKSEEYLLYKAYMQQGNN from the coding sequence ATGTCGTTGTTGAGAATAAAAGGCATCAAGGTATTACCCTCTATTTTGGTGATGCTGGTAATAGGTGCGTCATTGTCCGCCTGTGTGACGACTAAAAGCGGTGGTTTTGCCTCTAAGACAGATGACGATAAGGCTTTTGAGACCTCATTACAGCTTGCCCGTAGTTACATTGCCAAAGGAAACTGGGATCAGGCTAAGCGTCATTTACAATATGTTGAAGCGGAAGATAAAAATAACCCAGAAACACTAGAGGCCTTAGCGCTGGTTTTTCAGAATACAGGTGAACTTGAGCTGGCAGAGCAATATTACCTCCGTTCAATTAGTTTGGCTCCCGGTGCATCGCGGGTACGAAATAATTATGCGGCGTTCCTTTATGCTCGTGGCCGCTACGAAGAAGCGGCAACACAGCTCGAAATTGTTGTTCAGGAACTATTGTATGAGCGTCGTGTTGAAGCATTTGTAAATTTGGGGCGCTGCTATATGCAGTTGAACGAATTAGCTAAAGCCGAAGATGCCTTTAAGCGTGCCTTCCTGATGCAAAATAACGACAGCAGCGTATTAATGTCACTGTCGGAAGTGTATTTTCGCATGGGGCGTTTTGCTGAATCTCAGCGTTATTACGACGCCTTTCGCGATAAAACCCCCAATCAATCCGCTGCTTCTTTATGGCTAGGAATACGCTTGGCGGATAAGTTTGATGATAAAAATACCCATGCCAGTTTTGCTTTGGCATTGAAAAATTTATACCCAAAATCTGAAGAATACCTGCTTTATAAAGCGTATATGCAGCAGGGTAATAACTAG
- a CDS encoding YfgM family protein gives METYRTEEEQIEAIKKWWQENGKSTVFGIALALAIVFGWKGWQGHQLDQAQEASAIFDNLLIADSAVQRDGTSLNTAQHLADTLKDRFAGLSYGQFAGLYKAKYAVNADDYEAAVAELEWVLDQGPSQSIKAQAEMHLAQVLYATEEYDQAKTYLSSLANTGYAPDAAELEGDIAFAQNDKTAALAAYQRARQLAREQEAPVNNPMLEMKINDLSAAAVEGAE, from the coding sequence GTGGAAACGTATCGTACAGAAGAAGAGCAAATCGAAGCTATAAAAAAATGGTGGCAGGAAAATGGCAAATCGACCGTCTTTGGTATTGCCCTCGCGTTAGCTATCGTTTTTGGCTGGAAAGGGTGGCAGGGGCATCAGCTAGATCAGGCGCAAGAAGCATCTGCAATATTTGATAATTTATTGATTGCGGATTCAGCAGTACAACGTGATGGCACGAGCTTGAATACCGCCCAGCACTTGGCAGATACCTTAAAAGACCGTTTTGCGGGCCTAAGTTATGGGCAATTTGCCGGATTATATAAAGCGAAATATGCTGTTAATGCCGATGATTATGAGGCGGCGGTTGCTGAACTTGAGTGGGTGTTGGATCAAGGCCCAAGTCAATCAATTAAGGCACAGGCCGAAATGCATTTGGCGCAAGTTTTGTACGCGACTGAAGAGTACGATCAAGCAAAAACGTATTTAAGTTCTTTAGCAAACACGGGTTACGCGCCGGATGCTGCAGAGCTAGAGGGTGATATTGCGTTCGCCCAAAATGATAAAACGGCTGCCTTAGCCGCTTACCAGCGTGCTCGTCAACTGGCGCGTGAACAGGAAGCACCGGTGAATAACCCGATGCTTGAAATGAAGATAAATGACTTGTCTGCCGCGGCTGTCGAAGGGGCTGAGTAA
- the ispG gene encoding flavodoxin-dependent (E)-4-hydroxy-3-methylbut-2-enyl-diphosphate synthase, with amino-acid sequence MKMASPIKRRVSRQIHIGNVAVGGDAPISVQSMTNTETCDVAATVAQIQRLEAACADIVRVSVPSMEAAEAFREIRKQVSVPLVADIHFDHKIALKVAEYGVDCLRINPGNIGREDRVRAVIDAAKYHNIPIRIGVNAGSLEKELQRKYGEPTPEALVESAMRHIDILDKLDFQNFKLSVKASDVFMAVAAYRQIASQIDQPLHLGITEAGGLRGGTVKSSVGLGLLLMDGIGDTIRVSLAADPVEEVKVGYEILKSLKLRTKGINFIACPSCSRQNFDVISTMNELESRLDDVTTPLDVAVIGCIVNGPGEAKEAEIGLTGGTPNNLVYVAGKPDHKVKNDVLIDHLETLIREKVALKQEQEKDLIARS; translated from the coding sequence ATGAAAATGGCATCCCCGATAAAGCGTCGGGTTTCTCGGCAAATTCATATCGGTAATGTTGCAGTTGGTGGTGATGCACCAATTTCAGTACAAAGCATGACGAATACAGAAACCTGTGATGTGGCAGCAACCGTTGCTCAAATTCAGCGTTTAGAGGCCGCTTGTGCGGATATTGTCAGAGTGTCTGTGCCGAGTATGGAGGCAGCAGAGGCTTTTAGAGAGATTCGCAAGCAAGTGTCTGTTCCCTTGGTGGCAGATATTCACTTTGATCATAAAATTGCCTTAAAAGTGGCGGAATATGGCGTTGATTGCCTGCGTATAAATCCAGGTAATATTGGTCGTGAAGATCGGGTTAGGGCCGTAATTGATGCAGCTAAATATCATAATATTCCAATCCGTATTGGTGTAAATGCAGGCTCCCTAGAGAAAGAGTTGCAACGCAAATACGGCGAACCGACGCCAGAAGCATTGGTCGAATCAGCAATGCGCCATATCGATATTCTCGATAAACTCGATTTTCAAAACTTTAAGCTCAGTGTAAAAGCGTCTGATGTATTTATGGCTGTTGCGGCGTATCGACAGATTGCTAGCCAAATCGATCAGCCTCTTCATTTGGGGATTACCGAGGCAGGCGGTTTACGCGGCGGTACGGTGAAATCCTCAGTCGGCCTAGGTTTATTGTTGATGGATGGTATTGGCGATACGATTAGGGTTTCCCTTGCCGCCGACCCCGTTGAAGAAGTCAAAGTGGGTTATGAGATATTAAAGAGTCTCAAGCTGAGAACCAAAGGGATTAACTTTATTGCGTGCCCTAGCTGTTCTCGACAAAATTTTGATGTAATAAGTACGATGAATGAGTTGGAGTCGCGTCTAGATGACGTTACCACCCCTCTTGATGTGGCCGTTATTGGTTGTATCGTAAACGGTCCAGGTGAAGCAAAAGAGGCAGAGATTGGCTTAACTGGCGGCACGCCAAATAATCTCGTTTACGTAGCAGGAAAACCTGATCATAAAGTAAAAAATGATGTATTGATCGACCATCTTGAAACGTTGATTCGTGAAAAGGTCGCTCTCAAGCAGGAGCAAGAAAAAGACCTTATTGCGCGCAGCTAG